The Azospirillum baldaniorum genome window below encodes:
- a CDS encoding transposase yields the protein MRIFLFSVWKREAGDVDEGSSSEAGGAGLAATAVSDGLDGHGVEPDRTVAIAPGQAGPAAQRRSAGVLNAIPYLVRTGCGWRMPPKDFLPWQTVYWRFRRLVRRLLFRKIHDLALMLDREIEGWAVSPTTAFLDSTPLTGLAADCDLKENDEFSMIVTEMHIQKG from the coding sequence ATGAGGATTTTCCTGTTTTCCGTGTGGAAACGGGAGGCCGGCGATGTGGACGAAGGTTCATCGAGCGAAGCGGGCGGGGCCGGACTGGCGGCCACAGCGGTATCCGACGGACTTGATGGACACGGAGTGGAACCTGATCGAACTGTGGCGATCGCTCCCGGCCAAGCGGGGCCGGCGGCGCAGCGTCGATCTGCGGGGGTCCTGAACGCCATCCCTTACTTGGTGCGCACAGGCTGCGGCTGGCGCATGCCGCCCAAGGACTTTCTGCCCTGGCAGACGGTCTATTGGCGGTTCCGCCGTCTGGTGCGGCGCCTGCTGTTCCGCAAGATCCACGATCTCGCTCTCATGCTCGACCGCGAAATCGAAGGTTGGGCCGTCAGTCCGACCACCGCTTTCCTGGACTCCACGCCGCTGACCGGCTTAGCTGCTGACTGCGATTTAAAGGAAAATGACGAATTTTCAATGATTGTTACGGAAATGCATATCCAGAAGGGATGA
- a CDS encoding glycosyltransferase family 2 protein, whose translation MMGSEPQISVIIPCYNAERTIGETLSSAAMQTLAAIEIIVIDDGSSDRSAEIVADFARADQRVVLHRQVNCGVSVARNRGIAQARAPIIAFLDSDDLWLPDALATHLDHFQENPELGVSFARVRFMDSNGNDTLASSTARVQGLAPQHLLYENPTSTTSTWVVRRAVFSAVGGFDETLSHAEDQEFLFRMMVLSSWKLAGLDRVLVRYRASVDGLSSDFSHMERGWRCLMDCARCYAPDLVAAHEARATAMMMRYLARRALRLQTGFGQAVHYMGRCFHADWRLAFAEPRRTFLTLAGVCVYPMIKALTLIK comes from the coding sequence ATGATGGGCAGTGAACCACAAATCTCGGTGATCATCCCCTGCTACAACGCCGAGCGCACCATTGGCGAGACGCTCTCCTCCGCGGCGATGCAGACTTTGGCGGCGATCGAAATCATTGTGATCGATGACGGATCAAGCGACCGTTCCGCGGAGATCGTCGCTGATTTCGCGAGAGCAGATCAACGGGTTGTGCTGCACAGGCAGGTCAATTGCGGCGTCTCCGTCGCTCGAAACCGTGGAATTGCTCAGGCGCGCGCACCGATCATCGCATTTCTGGATTCCGATGATCTTTGGCTGCCTGACGCCTTGGCCACCCACCTTGATCATTTTCAGGAAAACCCTGAGCTTGGGGTGAGTTTTGCGCGCGTCCGTTTCATGGATAGCAATGGAAATGATACTTTAGCCAGTTCGACCGCGAGGGTTCAAGGCTTGGCTCCCCAACATCTGCTTTACGAGAATCCCACATCAACCACTTCGACGTGGGTCGTGAGGCGTGCGGTCTTCAGTGCCGTGGGGGGATTCGACGAAACGCTTAGCCACGCGGAGGATCAGGAGTTTCTGTTTCGTATGATGGTGCTCTCGTCCTGGAAATTAGCCGGGCTCGATCGAGTCCTGGTGCGCTACCGCGCTAGTGTTGATGGATTGTCGTCCGATTTCTCTCATATGGAGCGCGGCTGGCGGTGTCTCATGGATTGCGCACGTTGTTACGCTCCCGATTTGGTGGCCGCACATGAAGCGCGGGCGACCGCGATGATGATGCGATATCTGGCGCGTCGCGCTTTGCGGCTCCAGACTGGTTTCGGTCAAGCGGTTCATTACATGGGACGTTGCTTCCATGCTGATTGGCGCTTGGCTTTTGCCGAACCGCGGCGAACCTTTTTGACGTTAGCGGGTGTATGTGTCTATCCAATGATAAAAGCTTTGACCCTTATAAAATAG
- a CDS encoding glycosyltransferase family 2 protein: MPAISVVMPVFNVESYLAQAIRSVLEQSFTDFELLIVDDGSTDASLSIAKGFNDPRIKLIHQNNRGLAGARNTGIRNARGRLIAFIDSDDQWAVDKLARHVAHLDANPEVGVSYCQSGFIDEAGRPLGLVQRPKLAGVDPADILTRNPIGNGSAPVVRRAVLDEIAFPSPRPGVTEDCFFDENFRQSEDIECWLRIALLTSWRFAGIARVLTLYRVNSGGLSANLETQFESWVRVIDKARVYAPEFIAEFGRLALAYQLRYLARRAVRMRDGEKALSLVGKALKADASILWREPRRTLVTMAAAFLLAGLPRCTFDRLESQAMRGFRFRPITVRATNTKAGAL; encoded by the coding sequence ATGCCAGCCATTTCCGTGGTGATGCCCGTTTTCAACGTCGAATCTTATCTCGCCCAAGCCATCCGCTCGGTGCTTGAACAGAGCTTCACCGACTTCGAGCTTCTTATCGTCGATGACGGATCGACCGACGCCAGCCTGTCCATTGCCAAGGGGTTTAACGATCCCCGCATCAAGCTCATCCATCAAAACAACCGTGGTTTGGCGGGCGCGCGCAATACGGGGATTCGCAACGCACGTGGCAGATTGATCGCCTTCATCGATTCCGATGATCAGTGGGCCGTCGACAAGCTCGCCCGGCACGTCGCGCATCTCGACGCCAACCCCGAAGTCGGCGTCAGCTATTGCCAATCGGGGTTCATCGACGAGGCCGGACGTCCGCTGGGACTTGTCCAGCGCCCGAAGTTGGCCGGCGTCGATCCGGCGGACATTCTAACCCGCAACCCGATCGGCAACGGATCGGCGCCGGTGGTCCGTCGCGCCGTTCTGGACGAAATTGCTTTCCCCTCGCCGCGCCCAGGCGTCACCGAAGATTGCTTCTTCGACGAGAACTTTCGCCAATCCGAAGACATCGAATGCTGGCTGCGCATCGCGTTGCTAACCTCCTGGCGTTTCGCGGGTATCGCTCGCGTTCTGACCCTCTATCGGGTGAACTCCGGTGGCCTCTCAGCCAACCTTGAAACCCAATTTGAGAGTTGGGTCCGTGTCATCGACAAGGCTCGTGTGTACGCTCCTGAGTTCATCGCCGAATTCGGACGCCTGGCACTTGCTTACCAATTGCGTTACCTCGCGCGCCGTGCGGTGCGCATGCGTGACGGCGAGAAGGCGTTGTCGCTGGTCGGCAAGGCGTTGAAAGCCGACGCATCGATCCTGTGGAGGGAGCCGCGTCGGACCCTGGTAACGATGGCCGCCGCATTTCTGCTTGCCGGCCTACCGAGGTGCACCTTCGACCGGCTCGAGTCCCAGGCCATGCGAGGCTTCCGGTTTCGGCCAATCACCGTGCGCGCAACCAACACCAAGGCGGGAGCGCTCTGA
- a CDS encoding sugar phosphate nucleotidyltransferase codes for MKAIIYWDRRGHSLAPLTDRLPPCLMPVAGRPLIERTLDLLVDAGVRQVALVSWTDHDCLIDALGTGSRWGLTLDHLWLHQESGAVDDWLDDADEALVLRGDALISPVIGAFLTIAAPVPGSLVHGTLQGRPALALARRRADGQWRFPEEPFGGRGRPTPMGRSVGLEWGAVSLVETLADYHAVNLSVVRGEFPGLVPFGRAIGLNLVAGAGSRVASSVNAAGQAHMGANSMLHRGVTLAGTVSVGERVIIDRDTRVTDSVILPDTYIGPSLSVDNAIIWGQTIIRIDTQAVLRVIDGFILADLGLHA; via the coding sequence ATGAAAGCCATCATCTACTGGGATCGCCGTGGTCATTCTTTGGCACCCCTGACGGATCGCCTGCCTCCTTGCCTGATGCCGGTCGCCGGACGCCCGCTGATCGAGCGCACGCTGGACCTGTTGGTCGACGCAGGCGTCCGTCAGGTGGCGTTGGTGTCCTGGACCGATCACGATTGTCTGATCGACGCCCTGGGGACTGGGTCGCGTTGGGGACTGACGCTTGACCATCTGTGGTTGCATCAAGAGAGCGGGGCCGTCGACGATTGGCTGGATGACGCCGACGAAGCGCTGGTGTTGCGGGGCGATGCGCTGATTTCGCCGGTGATCGGTGCCTTTCTGACGATAGCGGCGCCAGTCCCCGGCAGCCTTGTGCATGGCACCCTGCAGGGACGCCCGGCTCTCGCCCTGGCCCGTCGTCGTGCCGACGGCCAATGGCGTTTTCCCGAGGAACCCTTCGGTGGCCGTGGGCGCCCAACTCCGATGGGGCGCAGCGTCGGCCTGGAATGGGGGGCGGTGTCGCTGGTCGAAACCCTTGCCGATTACCATGCCGTCAACCTCAGCGTCGTCCGTGGAGAATTTCCGGGTCTCGTACCCTTCGGGCGTGCGATCGGTTTAAATCTGGTGGCTGGCGCCGGATCACGCGTTGCCTCCAGCGTCAACGCCGCCGGACAAGCCCATATGGGCGCAAACAGCATGTTGCATCGCGGCGTGACGTTGGCCGGGACGGTGTCCGTTGGTGAGCGAGTGATCATCGACCGCGACACCCGAGTGACCGACAGCGTCATCCTTCCCGACACTTACATCGGCCCGTCGCTGTCCGTCGATAACGCCATCATTTGGGGTCAGACGATAATCCGGATCGACACTCAAGCGGTCCTGCGGGTTATCGACGGCTTCATCCTCGCCGATCTCGGGCTACACGCCTAG
- a CDS encoding sugar transferase — translation MLSLNDRVTPGSAAASATIENRFSVSALGLQELRSRAVRRSWRWSGALGDTLKRALDIVVSASLLTVAAPMFGIVALAIKLDSPGAVLFPQTRVGRHGHHFSMWKFRSMHVDAERHKAGLLAQNRFDGNVLFKMRHDPRITTVGRFLRRASIDELPQLWNVLKGDMSLVGPRPPLPAEVARYSHHDMHRLDAAPGITCLWQISGRSELPFPEQIRLDLEYIHTRSLAKDLSILARTIPAVVSAKGAY, via the coding sequence ATGTTGAGCCTCAATGACCGTGTCACGCCTGGTTCGGCCGCCGCCTCCGCCACGATCGAGAACCGCTTCAGCGTGTCGGCTCTGGGGCTCCAGGAGCTTCGCTCCCGCGCTGTCCGGCGTTCTTGGCGCTGGAGCGGTGCCTTGGGCGACACCCTCAAGCGCGCGCTCGACATCGTCGTGTCGGCCAGCCTGCTCACCGTCGCGGCGCCGATGTTTGGTATCGTCGCACTGGCAATCAAGCTCGACTCCCCCGGGGCCGTCCTCTTCCCGCAGACTCGTGTTGGCCGCCATGGCCATCATTTTTCGATGTGGAAGTTTCGCTCGATGCATGTGGACGCCGAACGTCACAAGGCGGGGCTGCTGGCTCAGAACCGCTTTGACGGAAACGTCCTGTTCAAGATGCGCCACGATCCCCGCATCACCACCGTGGGCCGCTTCCTTCGTCGCGCCTCGATCGACGAGCTGCCGCAGCTGTGGAACGTTCTGAAGGGCGACATGTCGCTGGTTGGCCCGCGCCCGCCACTGCCGGCCGAAGTCGCACGCTACAGCCACCACGATATGCATCGGTTGGACGCTGCGCCGGGAATCACCTGCCTCTGGCAGATTTCCGGCCGTTCGGAACTGCCGTTCCCCGAGCAGATCCGCCTCGACCTCGAGTACATCCACACCCGCTCGCTGGCCAAGGATCTCTCAATCCTCGCCCGGACCATCCCCGCCGTCGTCAGCGCGAAGGGTGCCTATTGA
- a CDS encoding polysaccharide pyruvyl transferase family protein, producing MTDTFLAGYYGMRNSGDDALLAVTIWGARHFLGAEKLVASGARLPVLPGLDGVRGLYRCGDETRDHGRLVRMERRLRSFLGGLASRRVIFGGGSVFHTHGDLRDKIMLMRGAGAQGHLALGVGIGPFRDSRAEKTCGELLKRLSFVGVRDEESLRIARSIAPEANVKKTFDLAPLLGSALDIAPPDPASERRGIGIALCKDELGSDRDQRIVERVAQAILRLPDGITDEVVLIDFNGHGLHGDAPLHSRLAERLQNLVPIRHLPYDPNPSNVMRTIGGLKAIVAMRLHAAVFGFLADTPTTLLSYHPKCDGWARDIGLPAKMVHDCEDLAPASLALSIEGAVQGGARPRLSREMARDAAMLNWHHATCSAG from the coding sequence ATGACCGACACGTTCCTTGCCGGCTATTACGGCATGCGCAATTCCGGCGATGACGCATTGCTCGCGGTTACCATCTGGGGTGCCCGCCATTTCCTGGGGGCCGAAAAGCTCGTCGCGTCCGGCGCTCGCCTGCCGGTACTCCCAGGATTGGACGGCGTGCGTGGCCTGTACCGCTGCGGTGACGAAACCCGTGACCACGGCCGCTTGGTGCGAATGGAGCGGCGGCTGCGCAGCTTTCTCGGAGGCTTGGCGTCCCGCCGTGTCATTTTTGGAGGCGGATCGGTGTTCCACACGCACGGTGACTTGCGCGACAAGATCATGCTGATGCGGGGCGCCGGCGCCCAGGGGCATCTCGCCCTTGGCGTGGGGATCGGACCGTTCCGCGATTCACGTGCCGAGAAAACCTGCGGGGAACTGCTCAAGCGCCTGAGCTTCGTCGGAGTTCGCGACGAGGAAAGTCTGCGGATCGCCCGTTCCATCGCCCCCGAGGCCAATGTCAAAAAGACATTTGATCTCGCTCCGCTGCTGGGGAGTGCTCTGGACATCGCCCCGCCAGATCCCGCTTCGGAGCGGCGGGGCATCGGAATTGCGCTGTGCAAGGACGAATTGGGATCCGACCGTGACCAGCGCATCGTCGAGCGTGTGGCTCAAGCGATCCTGCGCCTGCCGGACGGGATCACGGATGAGGTGGTTTTGATCGACTTCAATGGCCATGGCTTGCATGGCGACGCGCCGCTGCATTCTCGGCTCGCAGAACGCCTCCAGAATTTGGTGCCGATCCGTCATCTGCCCTATGATCCGAACCCGTCCAACGTCATGCGCACGATCGGCGGCTTGAAAGCGATCGTTGCCATGCGGCTGCATGCGGCGGTCTTCGGCTTTCTCGCCGACACCCCGACCACATTGCTGTCCTACCATCCCAAATGCGACGGCTGGGCGCGCGACATCGGGCTGCCCGCAAAAATGGTCCATGATTGCGAGGATCTGGCCCCCGCGTCCTTGGCCTTGTCCATCGAAGGCGCCGTCCAGGGCGGAGCCCGTCCCCGTCTGTCCCGCGAGATGGCGCGGGATGCGGCCATGCTGAACTGGCACCACGCCACATGCTCCGCGGGCTGA